A portion of the Pseudoxanthomonas sp. JBR18 genome contains these proteins:
- a CDS encoding ATP-binding cassette domain-containing protein: METSDHFGAMDGAHDLAIETVQLSKRYGDKFALDGLELRIQRGQIHAMVGANGAGKSTLFRILLGFLSPSGGQARILGRDSQRLTPGDRARIGFVNEEHTLPGWMRVEEITAMQRRQYPQWRQSVFDEVIGHYPLLPTQKIAQLSRGERAGFNLALSLAQCPELLILDEPTLGLDVVAKRAFLESLLHTNAMEDRTVIYCSHQMEEIERVADNLILLEDGKLRHMSAPEGFCERVTYWIADVPFKGPPHETIPGLMEARRLDGLHHYLVLDQGETFAEFLRAAGARSINAMPVSLDRAVNAFLSMRHAAPPAH; encoded by the coding sequence ATGGAGACTTCTGACCATTTTGGCGCCATGGACGGCGCACACGATCTGGCGATCGAAACTGTGCAGCTGAGCAAGCGCTATGGCGACAAGTTCGCCCTGGACGGGCTGGAGCTGCGCATCCAGCGCGGACAGATCCACGCCATGGTGGGCGCCAATGGCGCGGGCAAGTCCACGCTGTTCCGCATCCTGCTGGGCTTTCTCTCGCCGAGCGGCGGACAGGCGCGCATCCTCGGCCGCGACAGCCAGCGGTTGACGCCGGGCGACCGGGCCAGGATCGGGTTCGTCAACGAAGAACACACGCTGCCGGGCTGGATGCGGGTCGAGGAGATCACCGCGATGCAGCGCCGCCAGTATCCGCAGTGGCGCCAGTCGGTCTTCGATGAGGTGATCGGCCATTACCCGCTGCTGCCCACGCAGAAGATCGCCCAGCTCTCACGCGGCGAGCGCGCCGGCTTCAACCTGGCCCTGAGCCTGGCCCAGTGCCCGGAACTGCTGATCCTGGACGAGCCCACGCTGGGCCTGGACGTGGTCGCCAAGCGCGCCTTCCTGGAATCGCTGCTGCATACCAACGCCATGGAAGATCGCACGGTGATCTATTGCTCGCACCAGATGGAAGAGATCGAGCGCGTCGCCGACAACCTGATCCTGCTCGAGGACGGCAAGCTCAGGCATATGTCGGCGCCGGAAGGCTTCTGCGAGCGGGTCACCTATTGGATCGCGGATGTTCCGTTCAAGGGGCCGCCGCACGAGACGATCCCCGGCCTGATGGAAGCGCGCAGGCTCGATGGCCTGCACCACTACCTGGTACTCGACCAGGGCGAGACCTTCGCCGAGTTCCTGCGCGCCGCGGGCGCACGATCGATCAATGCCATGCCGGTCAGCCTGGACCGCGCGGTCAACGCCTTCCTGTCCATGCGCCACGCGGCCCCGCCCGCGCACTGA
- a CDS encoding GntR family transcriptional regulator encodes MARTAALMIQIATGDPRPIVRQITDAVRMRIATGELAHGQQLPSVRGLAQQLTINPNTVAKAYAELVSEGWLDARQGMGFYVAPPRQRLSDAERERRLDEAVATFVNDVVPLGLPAKTVQQRIADAFERALPRKRA; translated from the coding sequence GTGGCCCGTACCGCAGCGCTGATGATCCAGATCGCCACCGGCGACCCGCGCCCCATCGTGCGGCAGATCACCGATGCGGTCCGCATGCGGATTGCGACCGGGGAGCTGGCCCACGGCCAGCAGCTGCCCAGCGTGCGCGGGCTGGCGCAGCAACTGACGATCAATCCCAACACCGTGGCCAAGGCCTATGCCGAGCTGGTGTCCGAAGGCTGGCTCGATGCGAGGCAAGGCATGGGCTTCTATGTCGCCCCGCCCAGGCAACGGCTCTCCGATGCCGAGCGCGAACGCCGGCTGGACGAGGCGGTGGCCACGTTCGTCAACGATGTCGTCCCGCTCGGGCTGCCGGCCAAGACCGTGCAGCAGCGCATCGCCGATGCATTCGAGCGCGCGCTGCCGCGCAAGCGTGCGTGA
- a CDS encoding serine hydrolase, with product MDVFRKLGQGIPRLAVVALSCLVLPAIARSPDAGPTRSAEVARYFENCHAVRVCNGSFLVTQHGQVVYQGALGNADADAQTPLTVEDAFDIGSISKQFAAAAVLRLADRGQLALDDPAIKYLPQLPYADITLRQLLTHTSGVPDVFPMYTQMFKRGEVTAPMRGDEAVALLVEHKAPLRFAPGAAFEYSNTGYILLAQIVGHVAGMDYADFLQREFFAPLGMTHTRVRLPGNEAQIQPRAWGFIVRPDGSRKPFDQIPNFYPVGPGDIYSTTHDLQRWADALQQGRAMSKANWALATTPARLSDGSTVPYGFGFKLVDSALGQPMVTHGGDWRGFKSDLTLLPEQGIQIVMLTNNSQDDSVEAARDAVEAILAGQPRPTLRMSVHWDLYKQAERLDAEQLKHWLDQQWVAVPQHYDFPGQPLEQVAGALLKREATDKALTVLEFNARIHPSSLDALDSLADVYREMGNRQAAIEQVQKMIALKPDSRRLRQRLAELQAH from the coding sequence ATGGACGTCTTCCGCAAGCTTGGTCAGGGCATACCGCGCCTGGCCGTTGTCGCGTTGTCCTGCCTGGTCCTGCCCGCGATCGCACGCTCGCCCGACGCGGGCCCCACGCGGTCCGCCGAGGTCGCGCGCTATTTCGAGAACTGCCATGCCGTGAGGGTCTGCAACGGCAGCTTCCTGGTCACGCAGCACGGCCAGGTGGTCTATCAGGGCGCCCTGGGGAATGCCGACGCGGACGCGCAGACACCGCTGACAGTGGAGGATGCCTTCGACATCGGCTCGATCAGCAAGCAGTTCGCGGCTGCCGCCGTGCTACGCCTGGCCGACCGCGGCCAGCTGGCGCTGGATGATCCGGCCATCAAGTACCTGCCGCAGCTGCCCTATGCCGACATCACCCTGCGCCAGCTGCTGACCCACACCTCGGGGGTCCCCGATGTCTTCCCGATGTACACGCAGATGTTCAAGCGGGGCGAGGTCACCGCGCCGATGCGGGGCGATGAGGCGGTCGCGCTGCTGGTCGAACACAAGGCGCCGCTGCGGTTCGCGCCCGGCGCTGCGTTCGAGTACAGCAACACCGGCTACATCCTGCTGGCGCAGATCGTCGGCCATGTCGCGGGCATGGACTACGCCGATTTTCTGCAGCGCGAGTTCTTCGCCCCGCTGGGCATGACGCATACGCGCGTGCGCCTGCCGGGCAACGAGGCGCAGATCCAGCCACGCGCGTGGGGCTTCATCGTCCGGCCGGACGGCAGCCGCAAGCCGTTCGACCAAATCCCGAACTTCTATCCCGTCGGCCCAGGCGACATCTACTCCACCACGCACGATTTGCAGCGGTGGGCCGACGCGCTCCAGCAAGGCCGGGCGATGTCCAAGGCGAACTGGGCGCTGGCCACGACACCGGCCAGGCTATCCGATGGCAGCACGGTGCCGTACGGCTTCGGCTTCAAGCTGGTGGACTCCGCGCTTGGCCAGCCCATGGTGACCCATGGCGGGGATTGGCGTGGCTTCAAGTCGGACCTGACCCTGCTGCCCGAACAGGGGATCCAGATCGTGATGCTCACCAATAATTCCCAGGACGACAGTGTCGAGGCGGCGCGCGACGCGGTGGAGGCCATCCTGGCGGGCCAGCCGCGCCCCACGCTGCGCATGTCCGTGCATTGGGACCTGTACAAGCAGGCGGAGCGCCTGGATGCGGAGCAGCTCAAGCATTGGCTCGATCAGCAGTGGGTGGCGGTCCCGCAGCACTACGACTTCCCCGGTCAGCCGCTGGAACAGGTCGCCGGCGCGCTGCTCAAGCGCGAGGCGACGGACAAGGCGTTGACCGTGCTGGAGTTCAACGCGCGGATCCATCCCAGCTCGCTCGACGCCCTGGACAGCCTGGCCGATGTCTATCGCGAAATGGGAAATCGCCAGGCGGCCATCGAGCAGGTCCAGAAGATGATCGCGCTCAAGCCCGACTCCAGGCGCCTGCGCCAGCGGCTCGCCGAGTTGCAGGCGCACTGA
- a CDS encoding basic secretory protein-like protein, with protein MSAMPRPLASALFCATLLVSVAAQAREDVTRTQDGVTITYRDASGALDTAMQEKILETFFHAYARERADFNTAAPTKAIITIDPSYDGIAYVSSDDWAKMTINPAWLVKHPGDTDLVSHEAMHIVQSYPDYGNDQAPTWLVEGIADYARDRYGVDNAAGGWALPTQIKDKQHYDTGYRVSGAFLKWADAKHPGLVKQLDAALRGGTYSPQLWTQATGETVETLWDRYVIARGGVRPANG; from the coding sequence ATGTCCGCTATGCCACGTCCGCTCGCCAGCGCCCTGTTCTGCGCCACCCTGCTCGTGTCTGTCGCTGCGCAGGCACGCGAGGATGTGACCCGAACCCAGGACGGGGTGACCATCACCTATCGCGATGCCAGCGGCGCGCTGGACACGGCCATGCAGGAGAAGATCCTCGAGACCTTCTTCCATGCCTATGCGCGGGAGCGTGCGGACTTCAACACCGCGGCGCCGACCAAGGCGATCATCACCATCGATCCGTCCTACGACGGCATCGCTTACGTGAGCAGCGACGACTGGGCCAAGATGACGATCAATCCGGCCTGGCTGGTGAAGCATCCGGGCGATACCGACCTGGTCAGCCACGAGGCCATGCACATCGTCCAGAGCTATCCGGACTACGGCAACGACCAGGCGCCGACCTGGCTGGTGGAAGGCATCGCCGACTACGCGCGCGACCGCTATGGCGTCGACAACGCCGCTGGCGGCTGGGCGCTGCCGACCCAGATCAAGGACAAGCAGCATTACGACACCGGCTACCGGGTCAGCGGTGCGTTTCTCAAATGGGCCGACGCCAAACATCCGGGCCTGGTCAAGCAACTGGACGCGGCGCTGCGCGGCGGCACCTATTCGCCACAGCTGTGGACCCAGGCCACCGGCGAGACCGTCGAAACGCTGTGGGATCGATACGTCATCGCACGCGGCGGCGTGCGGCCGGCCAACGGCTGA
- a CDS encoding GH92 family glycosyl hydrolase: protein MTQITHTPRLLRGSLACAVALALGTPAALAADFRSSFEPGQPAPQSAGGGPSVKVGDGPQAPYAAKAKAGYSGLHALAYDGSAGRTTLFKVDATIDADTTLSWLVLPEIVDGDTVSSTYVSLDAVLEDGTRVSATPALDQYGFGVGAQAQGDSKSLYPQQWARKAVRLGEVPALRGKRVVAIELETAAPAGKTARGWIDDVALGETAPVAHQAPTDWVLTTRGTQANSTFSRGNNFPATAVPHGFNFWTPMTDASSLSWLYSWNEQNDADNQPRLQAFGLSHEPSPWMGDRQTFQVMPSLDSGVPQADRDKRALAFSHADELARPQEYRVRFANGITTALAPTDHAAVFQFAFPDHGDANLLFDNVDARAGLTLDEKTQTLSGYTDVRSGLSTGATRMFVYATFDTPWQRSGKLDTGRPTGYVKFAATPAKEGTRTVTMRIATSLISLEQAKHNLALEVQASDTVETVAARAQVQWDAVLGKVQVDGASDDQRTTLYSNLYRLFLYPNSGSENVGTADRPDWRYASQNSWSDDATDGSAVRSFAPVRDGQIYVNNGLWDTFRTAWPAYGLLDAQDAGGLISGFLEQYRAGGWVARWSSPGYADLMVGTSSDVAFADAYAKGIGGFDPELAYEAALKNATVVSSDRHVGRKGMDRSLYRGYADTETHEGMSWTMEGALNDFGIANMAAQLARSASGKDKQRYAEEAAYFRYRAADYANVFDRSIEFFQGRKPDGSWRVPAKDYDPREWGHDYTESAGWTFAFTAAHDGNGLAALYGGRDALARKLDQYFATPETAGEDFTGSYGGVIHEMTEARDVRMGMYAHSNQTAHHIAWMYLYAGQPWKTQTLTREILARLYLGSDIGQGYPGDEDNGEMSAWYVLASMGLYPLRMGSPDYVIGSPLFKQSTLSLPGGKELVVRAPNNSAKNVYVQSLKVNGKPWTKTWIPHALLAQGATLDFVMGPAPSKWGSAPGDAPPSLTPAGQAPTTLADVIGPQARVSVNGQAAPALVDDDADTSAPVMGKQVDVDITLGQGAQPTFYTLTSGQRPIQGASWRLQARNGEGAWKTLDTRSDEDFRWALQARPFRIASPGTYTAYRLHFTAPGRMALAEVELLAPHVPVPLKKAP, encoded by the coding sequence TTGACCCAGATCACACACACGCCGCGCTTGCTGCGCGGCTCGCTGGCGTGCGCCGTCGCGCTCGCCCTTGGCACCCCCGCTGCCCTGGCGGCCGACTTCCGGAGTTCGTTCGAGCCCGGGCAACCCGCTCCACAGTCCGCCGGCGGCGGGCCGTCGGTGAAGGTGGGCGATGGACCCCAAGCGCCCTACGCGGCCAAGGCCAAGGCCGGCTACAGCGGCCTACACGCGCTGGCCTACGACGGCAGCGCCGGGCGCACGACGCTGTTCAAGGTCGACGCCACCATCGATGCGGACACCACGCTGTCCTGGCTGGTGCTGCCGGAGATCGTCGACGGCGACACGGTGTCCAGTACCTATGTTTCACTGGATGCGGTGCTGGAGGACGGCACCCGCGTGTCGGCCACGCCCGCACTGGACCAGTACGGTTTCGGCGTGGGCGCGCAGGCGCAGGGCGACTCCAAGTCGCTCTACCCACAGCAGTGGGCGCGCAAGGCCGTGCGCCTGGGCGAGGTGCCCGCCTTGCGCGGCAAGCGCGTGGTGGCAATCGAACTTGAAACCGCCGCGCCGGCCGGCAAGACCGCGCGTGGCTGGATCGACGATGTGGCCCTGGGCGAGACGGCCCCGGTCGCACACCAGGCGCCGACCGACTGGGTGCTGACCACGCGCGGCACCCAGGCCAACAGCACGTTCTCGCGCGGCAACAACTTCCCGGCCACGGCGGTGCCACACGGCTTCAATTTCTGGACGCCGATGACCGACGCCAGCTCGCTGTCCTGGCTGTACAGCTGGAACGAGCAGAACGACGCCGACAACCAGCCGCGTCTGCAGGCCTTCGGCCTGAGCCACGAGCCCAGCCCGTGGATGGGCGACCGGCAGACCTTCCAGGTCATGCCCTCGCTCGATTCCGGCGTGCCGCAGGCCGATCGGGACAAGCGCGCCCTGGCGTTCTCGCATGCCGATGAGCTGGCCCGTCCGCAGGAATACCGCGTGCGCTTCGCCAACGGCATCACCACCGCGCTGGCCCCGACCGACCATGCGGCGGTGTTCCAGTTCGCGTTTCCCGACCACGGCGATGCCAACCTGCTGTTCGACAATGTCGACGCACGCGCCGGGCTGACCCTGGACGAGAAGACCCAGACCCTTTCCGGCTACACCGACGTGCGCAGCGGGCTGTCCACCGGGGCCACGCGCATGTTCGTCTACGCCACCTTCGATACGCCGTGGCAGCGCAGCGGCAAGCTCGACACCGGCCGGCCCACCGGCTATGTGAAGTTCGCGGCAACCCCTGCAAAAGAAGGCACGCGCACGGTCACCATGCGCATCGCCACCTCGCTGATCTCGCTGGAGCAGGCCAAGCACAACCTGGCCCTGGAAGTACAGGCGTCCGACACGGTGGAGACGGTGGCCGCGCGCGCGCAGGTGCAGTGGGATGCGGTGCTGGGCAAGGTGCAGGTGGACGGGGCCAGCGACGACCAGCGCACCACGCTGTACTCCAACCTCTATCGCCTGTTCCTGTATCCCAACTCCGGCTCGGAGAACGTCGGCACCGCCGACAGGCCGGACTGGCGCTACGCCAGCCAGAACAGCTGGTCCGATGACGCCACCGATGGCAGCGCGGTGCGCAGCTTCGCGCCGGTGCGCGACGGCCAGATCTACGTCAACAACGGCCTGTGGGACACCTTCCGCACGGCGTGGCCGGCCTACGGCCTGCTCGATGCGCAGGATGCCGGCGGCCTGATCAGCGGCTTCCTGGAGCAGTACCGGGCCGGCGGCTGGGTGGCGCGCTGGTCCTCGCCGGGCTATGCGGACCTGATGGTCGGCACCAGCTCGGACGTCGCCTTCGCCGACGCTTATGCCAAGGGCATCGGCGGCTTCGACCCGGAGCTGGCCTACGAGGCCGCGCTGAAGAACGCCACGGTGGTCTCGTCCGATCGCCACGTCGGGCGCAAGGGCATGGACCGCTCGCTGTATCGCGGCTACGCCGACACCGAGACCCACGAGGGCATGTCCTGGACCATGGAGGGCGCGCTCAACGATTTCGGCATCGCCAACATGGCCGCGCAGCTGGCCCGCTCGGCCAGCGGCAAGGACAAGCAGCGCTACGCCGAGGAGGCCGCGTACTTCCGCTACCGCGCGGCGGACTACGCCAATGTGTTCGACCGCAGCATCGAGTTCTTCCAGGGCCGCAAGCCCGATGGAAGCTGGCGCGTGCCGGCCAAGGACTACGATCCGCGCGAATGGGGCCACGACTACACCGAGTCGGCCGGCTGGACCTTCGCCTTCACCGCCGCGCACGACGGCAATGGCCTGGCCGCGCTGTACGGCGGGCGCGACGCGCTGGCGCGCAAGCTCGATCAGTACTTCGCCACGCCGGAAACGGCCGGCGAGGACTTCACCGGTTCCTACGGTGGCGTGATCCACGAGATGACCGAGGCGCGCGACGTGCGCATGGGCATGTACGCGCACAGCAACCAGACCGCGCACCACATCGCCTGGATGTACCTCTATGCCGGCCAGCCGTGGAAGACCCAGACACTCACCCGCGAGATCCTCGCGCGCCTGTACCTGGGCAGCGACATCGGCCAGGGCTATCCGGGCGATGAGGACAACGGCGAGATGTCGGCCTGGTACGTGCTGGCCTCGATGGGCCTGTACCCGCTGCGCATGGGCTCGCCGGATTACGTGATCGGCTCGCCGCTGTTCAAGCAGAGCACCCTGTCCCTGCCGGGCGGCAAGGAGCTGGTGGTGCGCGCGCCGAACAATTCGGCCAAGAACGTCTACGTGCAGTCGCTCAAGGTCAACGGCAAGCCGTGGACCAAGACCTGGATCCCACACGCGCTGCTGGCGCAGGGCGCGACACTGGATTTCGTGATGGGACCGGCGCCCTCCAAGTGGGGTTCCGCGCCGGGCGACGCGCCGCCCTCGCTGACCCCAGCTGGCCAGGCACCGACCACGTTGGCCGATGTCATCGGCCCGCAGGCGCGCGTCAGCGTCAACGGCCAGGCCGCCCCGGCCCTGGTCGACGACGACGCCGACACCAGCGCCCCGGTCATGGGCAAGCAGGTCGATGTTGACATCACGCTGGGGCAAGGCGCGCAGCCGACCTTCTATACGCTCACCAGTGGACAGCGCCCGATCCAGGGCGCCAGCTGGCGCCTGCAGGCACGCAATGGCGAGGGGGCCTGGAAGACCCTGGACACGCGCAGCGACGAGGATTTCCGCTGGGCCCTGCAGGCCCGGCCGTTCCGCATCGCCTCGCCTGGCACCTATACCGCCTATCGCCTGCACTTCACCGCGCCCGGCCGCATGGCCCTGGCCGAGGTCGAGTTGCTGGCCCCGCACGTCCCGGTCCCGCTGAAGAAGGCGCCCTGA
- a CDS encoding LacI family DNA-binding transcriptional regulator yields the protein MTDSNQRRRRVTLADIARACGVSSATVSLVLSGNPAVAAKTRRLVETELRRQGYVYNRSAANLRRKVSTSVALVINDLSNPFVAEFASGVDEALAEAGCVMLLGSSGESIERQRAVLSSLLEHNPAGVILTPAEGTSVADLSPVVGLHTPLLLFNRQVPQSRWDYLGADNVAGARMATEHLLAQGHTRIAFFGGHRDSSSCRQRLEGYTAALKAAGITPEPRWIVECAPTRLQAATATAALFARDPAPTAAVTYNDAVALGLMMGLRARNIAPGREFALTGFDDIPEAAATVPALTTLATAPRALGRQAVGMVMASRPVDAKPRNTIAPVQLVPRESSLSFTRTLESPTPAKPTKARATRGSRPGGSTA from the coding sequence ATGACCGATTCCAACCAGCGCCGTCGGCGCGTCACGCTGGCCGACATTGCCCGCGCCTGCGGGGTGTCCTCGGCCACGGTCTCCCTGGTGCTCAGCGGCAACCCGGCCGTGGCGGCCAAGACCCGTCGGCTGGTGGAAACCGAGCTGCGCCGCCAAGGCTATGTCTACAACCGCAGCGCCGCCAACCTGCGGCGCAAGGTCTCCACCAGCGTCGCCCTGGTGATCAATGACCTGTCCAACCCGTTCGTGGCCGAGTTCGCGTCCGGCGTGGACGAGGCGCTGGCCGAGGCCGGCTGCGTGATGCTGCTGGGCAGCTCGGGCGAATCGATCGAGCGCCAGCGCGCCGTGCTGTCCTCGCTGCTGGAACACAACCCGGCCGGCGTGATCCTGACCCCCGCCGAGGGCACCAGCGTGGCCGACCTGAGCCCGGTGGTCGGCCTGCATACGCCGCTGCTGCTGTTCAACCGCCAGGTGCCCCAGTCGCGCTGGGACTACCTGGGCGCCGACAACGTGGCCGGCGCGCGCATGGCCACCGAACACCTGCTGGCCCAGGGGCATACGCGCATCGCCTTCTTCGGCGGGCATCGCGATTCCAGCTCCTGCCGACAGCGCCTGGAAGGCTATACCGCCGCGCTCAAGGCCGCGGGCATCACCCCCGAGCCGCGCTGGATCGTCGAGTGCGCGCCGACTCGCCTGCAGGCGGCCACGGCCACCGCGGCGCTGTTCGCGCGCGATCCGGCGCCGACCGCGGCGGTGACCTACAACGACGCGGTGGCGCTGGGCCTGATGATGGGCCTGCGCGCGCGCAACATCGCGCCGGGTCGCGAGTTCGCCCTGACCGGATTCGACGACATTCCCGAGGCCGCCGCCACGGTGCCGGCACTGACCACGCTGGCCACCGCGCCCCGCGCGTTGGGTCGCCAGGCCGTGGGCATGGTGATGGCCAGCCGTCCGGTCGATGCCAAGCCCCGCAATACCATCGCGCCGGTGCAATTGGTGCCGCGCGAGAGTTCGCTCAGTTTCACCCGCACGCTGGAGTCCCCCACGCCGGCCAAGCCCACCAAGGCCCGCGCCACGCGCGGCAGCCGTCCCGGAGGATCGACCGCTTGA